In the Drosophila takahashii strain IR98-3 E-12201 chromosome 3R, DtakHiC1v2, whole genome shotgun sequence genome, one interval contains:
- the D1 gene encoding chromosomal protein D1, whose product MEEVAVKKRGRPPKAASAGGSASSAAAAASPGAKKRGRPAKNKGASAPSGGGGQRGRPPKASKIQNDDDEDEDEEEEDSGNELANNSSPSPPAKGRGRPRSTGGGGGGDAVKTPGSAKKRKAGRPKKHQPSDSEEEDDQDDDDDSSSIEDRRPVGRPSTTSVNLNISRTGRGQGRPKKRSSAAEWNGDGEEAPVPKKRGRPPQNKSGGGSGGGNSAYVPTGRPRGRPKANAAPAEKQVAEDNGDDQEDETSVDEAHSSPEKTAVAPKKRGRPALSAGKSPKEGTPKPRGRPPKNATNNDDADDADSTDQAEHNSKKESNDEERRPDGTPTKGDGLKYNSDGDNDANEEYVSDVYNDAESVAA is encoded by the exons ATGGAGGAAGTTGCGGTAAAGAAGCGCGGTCGGCCGCCAAAGGCAGCCAGCGCTGGTGGATCCGCCTcgtcggcggcggcggcagcttcGCCGGGCGCCAAAAAGCGCGGTCGTCCCGCCAAGAACAAGGGAGCGAGTGCACcaagcggcggcggcggccagcGGGGTCGCCCGCCCAAGGCGTCCAAAATCCaaaacgacgacgacgaggatgaggacgaggaggaggaggactccGGCAACGAGCTGGCCAACAACTCCTCCCCCTCGCCCCCGGCGAAGGGCAGGGGACGCCCCAGGAGcaccggcggcggtggcggcggagaTGCGGTCAAGACGCCCGGTTCCGCCAAAAAACGCAAGGCCGGCAGGCCCAAGAAGCATCAGCCCAGCGATAGCGAGGAGGAAG ACGATCAGGATGACGACGATGATAGCAGCAGCATTGAGGATCGTCGCCCAGTGGGCCGCCCGTCGACCACATCCGTCAACCTAAACATATCGCGCACTGGACGCGGTCAGGGCAGGCCGAAGAAGCGATCGAGTGCCGCCGAGTGGAATGGCGACGGGGAGGAGGCACCGGTGCCCAAGAAACGCGGTCGTCCGCCACAGAACAAGTCGGGAGGTGGCAGCGGCGGTGGCAACAGTGCCTACGTGCCCACCGGTCGTCCGCGCGGTCGTCCAAAGGCCAATGCCGCTCCCGCTGAGAAGCAGGTGGCCGAGGACAATGGCGACGATCAGGAGGACGAGACCTCCGTGGATGAGGCGCACAGCTCGCCGGAGAAGACGGCAGTGGCGCCGAAGAAGCGCGGACGTCCCGCCCTCTCCGCCGGAAAGTCGCCCAAGGAGGGAACTCCGAAGCCACGTGGTCGCCCACCAAAAAATGCAACCAACAACGACGATGCAGATGATGCCGATTCCACCGACCAGGCCGAGCACAACTCCAAAAAGGAGTCGAACGATGAGGAGCGTCGTCCGGATGGAACACCAACCAAAGGAGATGGCCTCAAATATAACTCCGATGGCGATAATGATGCCAACGAGGAATATGTTTCGGATGTCTACAACGATGCCGAATCGGTAGCTGCCTAA